GGCGTTGTTGCCCTGAATCTCTTCACACACCCTGACACATTTGCCGCACAGGATGCACTTGTTCATATCGCGCACGATAAAGGGGTTGTCATCTTCCAGGGGGTACCGGTGCTTTTCCCCCTTGAAGGCGCCAAAGCTGACGCCGTAATAGTAAGCATACTCCTGCAGCTTGCATTCGCCGTTTTTATGGCAGGTCAGGCAGTCCTCCGGGTGGTTGGCCAGGAGAAGCTCCAGGTTCGTCTTGCGGGCCTCGATTACGGCCGGAGAGGCGGTATAGACCACCATGCCTTCGGTTGCCTCCGTAACGCAAGAGGCCGGCAGGTTGCGCGCCCCCGGAATTTCCACCACGCAGATGCGGCAGGCGCCCGGCCTGCTCAGCTCCGGATCGTGGCAGAAGGTGGGAATAAAGATGCCTGCCTTCCCGGCGGCTTCCAGAACCGTGGTTCCCTTCGGTACGGTTACCTGGATGCCGTCGATGGTAAGAGTGACATCGGCCACTGATGGTTACCTCCTTTCAACTCACTCCTTTCCATAGCGGGAGGCGCAGCAGTTTCCCGCCGCACCCTGTCGGCCTGCTGCCGTGCCGCCGCGGCGGTTTAGGCAGCCGGGCTCGGAGTTTGCGATTTATTAAAACTCTGCTCTTATTTCTCCATTTCCTTTAACTTTTCAAGCACGCCTTCCAGGCCAAGGGCCTCCGCCCAGGAAACTTCGACAAATTTGCCGTCTTTCTTGAGCACCGGCTTAACAGGCTGCTCGCTGTAAAGCAGCTCCAGCCCCAGCCTTCCTTTGAGGCAGAGGGGGCGCCCGGCGCCGGGGGCTTTGGCCGTTACGCCGATAACCCGGCCGTTCTTAACGTTCAGATCGAACTGGCAGCCGGCGTCGCAGAAGGTGCACGTGACGGGCTCCTTCTTGATTTCGTAGGCCCGGCCCTTGCCCGCCAGGGACTTGTATGTGAGCGCGCCAACCGGACAGACGGCCAGGCAGCGGGCGCAGGAAACGCAGTCCGATTCGCCCAGGCCGGTGTCCATGGCCGGGGCTATTTTGGTCTTGAAGCCGCGGTAGGCAAAGTAAATGACCTGGCGGTCTTCAACCTGCTCGCAGGTGCGGACGCACCTGCCGCACAGGATGCACTTGTTCATGTCCCTGATAATGTAAGGGTTGGTATCATCTACCGGGTAGTTGTGTCTTTCCCCTTCAAAGCCCGGTTTCTTCACATCATAGTAGTAGGCGTAGTCCTGCAAGCGGCAGTCGCCGTTCTTCTCGCAGGTAAGGCAGTCGGCGGGGTGGTTGGCCAGAAGCAGCTCGATGATGGTTTTCCGGGCCTCCACTACGGCCGGGGACTCGGTCTCCACAACCATGCCGTTGGTTGCTTCGGCCGAACACGATGCCACCAGGGCGCGCGCCCCCTTCACCTCCACCACGCAAATGCGGCAGGCACCGAAGTTCGGGCTGGCCGGATCGTGGCAGAAGGTGGGGATGAAAAAGCCGGCTTCCCTGGCAGCGTCCAGAATAGAGGTCCCGGCCGGGACGGTTACCTGCACGCCGTTGATGGTCAGGGTAACGTTAGCCAAATCCTTCCCCCTCCTTTATGCTTTGTATATCGCTTCAAATTTGCATTTCTGGATGCAGGAGCCGCACTTAATGCATTTTTCCACATCAATGACATGCGGCTGTTTCTTTTCGCCGGCAATCGCCCCTGCCGGGCAGGCCCTGGCGCAGGCCCCGCAGCCGGTGCACTTCTCCTGATCGATAACATAAACCAGCAGGGCGCTGCAAACTCCGGCCGGGCAGCGCTTGTCCACGATGTGCGCCTCGTACTCATGCCGGAAGTAGCGCAGGGTGGTCAGGATCGGGTTCGGGCAGGTCTGGCCCAGGCCGCACAGGGCGGAATTCTTAATCACCCTGGCCAGGCGCTCCAGCGTATCGATGTCCTCCAGCTCGCCCCTGCCGTCGCAGATCTTGCCCAAAAGCTCGAGCATCCTCTTGGTGCCCTCGCGGCACGGGGTGCACTTGCCGCACGACTCGGCCTGGGTGAAGTTAAGGAAGAACCTCGCCACGTCCACCATGCAGGTGGTTTCGTCCATGACCACCAGGCCGCCGGAACCCATGATCGCCCCGGCTGCAGTAAGAGATTCGTAATCCACGGGCAGGTCGAGCTTCTCCTCGGGCAGGCAGCCGCCTGAAGGGCCGCCGCTCTGCACGGCTTTAAACTTCTTGCCGCCCTGAATGCCGCCCCCTATGGAAAAGATGACGTCCCGCAGGGTAATCCCCATCGGCACTTCCAGAAGGCCGGTGTTGTTAACCTTCCCGGTCAGGCAGAAGACCTTGCTGCCCTTGCTCTTTTCGGTGCCCATGGCCGCGTACCAGTCGCCGCCCTTGCGGATGATAAACGGCACGTTGGCGTAAGTCTCCACGTTGTTCAGAACGGTCGGTTTTTCCCATAATCCCTTGTGCGCGGGGAAGGGAGGCCGCACCCGGGGCATGCCCCGCTTGCCCTCGATGGAATTGAGCAGGGCCGTCTCCTCGCCGCAGACGAAGGCGCCGGCGCCGGCCTTGATCTTGATCCGGAAGCTGAAGCCGGAGTCCAGGATGTTGTCCCCCAAAAGGCCAAGCTGCTCGGCCTGGGCAATGGCCAGGTTCAGGCGGCGGATGGCCAGGGGATACTCGGCCCGGCAGTAGATGTAACCCTCATCGGCGCCAATGGCGTAGCCGGCTATCATCATGCCTTCCAGAACGGCATGGGGGTCGCCCTCCAGAACGCTGCGGTCCATGAACGCGCCCGGGTCGCCCTCGTCCGCGTTGCACACGGCATACTTCTTATCGCCGGGGGCATTGTAAACGAACTGCCACTTGTTGCCGGTGGGGAAGCCGCCGCCGCCCCGTCCCCGCAGGCCGGACTTTTTAACCTCGTCGATAATTGCCTGACGGTCCATCTTCAGGGCCTTTTCAATGCCTTCATAGCCGCCGGTGGCAATGTAGTCCTCGATGCTCTCAGGGTTTGTCCGGCCAAGGCGCGAAGTTACCGAACGCACCTGCTTTTCGTAATACGGCGATTTTTCCATGGTAACCAGGCCGTCGTAAGGTTCGGCCCCTTCGGTGATCTGCATGGCCGCCCATTCAAATACCGGCTCGCCTTTAATTAAATGGCTCTCTATCAGCCTTTCGACCTTGTCGGGGAAAATATCGCCGTATATAACGGACGGCCTGCCGGGCAGGGAAATCTCCACAAGCGGCTCCCGGTAACACATGCCGATACAGCTGGTGAAGTCAACGTCCACATCCAGGCCGCGGGCGGCAACCTGCTCCTTAATGGCCGCCATGACTTTTTCCCCCCCGGCAGCAATGCCGCAGGTGCCCAGACCGACTACAATCCTGGGCCTGTTGAGTTTCTGCCTGTACTGCTCCTGGTACAATGTGCGCAGTTCACTTAAACTTTTCATTTCCGCCCGCCCCCCTTACTCATATTGATCCAGAATTGCCGGAACCCTCGAGGGCACCAGCCTGCCGTGGGTGTCGTTGTTCACCATCATGCAGGGCGACAGGCCGCAGGCCCCGATGCAGGCCACATTCTCAATGGTGTAGCGGAGGTCATCGGTGGTTTCACCGTGGCTTATGCCCAGGTGATCCCTGACGGCCTCGTAAATCTTCGCGCCGCCCCTGACGTGACAGGCGGTACCCAGGCAAACGCGGATAATATTGCGCCCGCGCGGTTTAAGGTGGAACTGGGCGTAAAAGGTGGCCACCCCGAACACCTTGCTGAAGGGCACGTTTAGCTCCTTCGAAATTTGCTGGAGCACCTCTTTCGGCAGATAGCCGTAGATGTTTTGCGCCTCCTGCAGGACCGGAATAAGGCCTCCTTTGTAGTCGCGGTATTGATCAAGCAGTTTCTGCAATGCCTCCTCTTTGGTAAGCCCGGCATTGCCGTTGCACTTACAGGCTGCCAATGTTTTTCCTCCTCCCGTTTATCGTTTCGTTCCCTGGGAACTGTTCAGTCTCTGCATCTTTATACCCCATACAAGTTTCTTCTTCGACAGGCCGAGCCGCAGGGAACCCACGGCTTCCACGCTGTCGCCCGGTTTGATATCCTCACGCGGAGCCCACACCATGAATACGCCAATCGTGCCGCTCCCGTCGCTAACCTGAAAATGAGGCCGGTTCAACCATTTTAACGACACTGCCTTGACCTGGCCGCGCAGGCGGACCGGTTCCCCCACCGGAAGTCCGGCCAGGTCTTTAACCCGGTAAAGTTTGAAATCGCGGACATCAATCTTGTCCATGTGCCGCCTGTTCATTTCGTTCAAAATCAGCGGCACCCCAACCAGAACCAGAATCGCCGGCAGGGCTGCCAGCAAAAAGCCCGACTGGGGATGGGCAGCATAAGCCAGGCCCACCATGGCAACTGCCAGACCCAGGCTGACGTATGCCGGTATGGACATCCGCACCGAGGATACCTCCTTAAAGCGGTTAGTCAGGGCAGTCCCCTACTTGCCTACTGTGGCGCCAGGGGAGGCTTGATGGCCGGCCCGGTACTCCTCCGGAAGCTCATTTCTGTAGCACAGGTAATAAACAAGCCCGATGAAGATCATGCCGCCGACGATATTCCCTAAAGTTGCCGGGATGATGTTCCAGAACCAGACGTCGCCCCAGGTCAGCCCGCCGAATTTGCTCAGCAGGGGGTTCCAGGGCTTGCCGTCGACCATTTTGGTGGCAATGCCGGGGAAGCTCTGATATACCCAGAGGCCTGCCGGCAGGAAGTACATATTGGCAACGCAGTGTTCGAAGCCGGTCGCAACGAAGGTCATGATCGGGAACCAGATACCGAAAAACTTGCCGATAAAGTCTTTGGCCGTAATGCCCAGCAGGATGGCCAGGTTAACCAGGAAGTTACAGCCTATGCCGTTCAGGAAGCAGGACCACAGTCCTATGCCTCCCACCGACTTGTAGGCCAGCGTTTTACCCACCGCAATGGATACTGCGTTCAGGGCAAAGGCGTTTGGCTCCGCGGTGGCGAAGTTACCCTGGGTGAAGGGGCCCATAACCATCAGGTAGGCGTAAGCCAGCGAGCCGATCAGGTTGCCGATATAAACAAAAAACCAGTTACGCAACACGCTGCCCCAACTGGTCTTGCCGAAGAAGGCCGCCAGAGGGCCCAGCATTGCATCCCCGGTAAACAGCTCCATACCGGTCAGAACGGTTGCAATGAGGCCTACGGGGAACACGGCGCCGCCGATCAGCTTGCCTATGCCGGCGCCGAGGTACTGCGCCGCCGCCGTGCCGCAGACGGTGCACAGGCCGGCGCCGACGGCAATGTAAACACCGGACATAAAACCGCGCAAGAGAAGCTGTCCAACCGGTAAACTCATTTTATATTTACCGACGTTTGATGCCAAACCTATTGTTACGGCTGGAGCGTTAGCCATAAATTTACCCCCCTTATAAATTAAGAAAAATGCGCAACAAAATCCTGGTTTGACTTATAAAACCAAAACCAAATTAACAATAGCCAGCATCTTTACCAATTATTGTATTATGACATACAGTATACATAATACAAGCGTGAACCCGGATCCCCTGTTAAAAAACACGGAGTTGCTCCGGGCAACAAATGCCCGCCCTTTCTTTACCACCCGCCCCCTTTATGCCGGACGGGAGCATGCGCCGGGCTCGCGGCAGAAAAAACTAAAACCTGCTCCCGCTTTCAAATTTTAAAATTCTATCATGGCTTTTGCCTTCCTTCACCCCCTTTAAGGCCATGAATTTCAGGTCGGCCGCCCGCCTGCCAGTAAACTGCAGAAAAAGCCTTGCCTACCACCCCCCGAGTTCTTTTGCTGATGCAAGTACAGGGGGCAAACCGCCTTTGTTACCTTGGACAAGAATTTTTTATTTAAATCTTAAAAAAGGTTTATATGCAACCCTTAAATTTGCACACCTCAAGGCCATTAATTATATAAAATCATAAGGATAACAGTTATACAAAAATTTTTAATTTTTTTTATATACAAATAACAGTTATCGTAAAACACAATAAAAACATCAAAAAAATAAATGGGGCTTATTAACGCATTAAATAAGCACACCAGGCACCAAGTTTGCTTTAAACTTATTACTATTAATTAAAAAAAGAGCATCAACATTAAATAATCTATTACACCTAATCATAATAAACATCTCATAATAAACATTAATCCCGGCAGTCGATCAAACGCTCCTCCGTCAGGATGTAGTGAACCGGAACATCGTGCCGGCGGTGATAGACATCGATCTGCAGTTGCAATTCATATGCCAGTCCGACAAAAACGGTGCCCTTCCCGGTAAGCGGCAGGAAACGGTCGTAAAACCCGCTGCCGTACCCCAGGCGGTAGCCTTTCAGGTCGAAGGCCAAGCCCGGCACGACAACCAGGTCCAGCCCGGCAGGATCAACAAACCGCAAGCACCGGGGCTTCGGCTCCATAATTCCCCAGGCGTTTGGCTCCAGATCGCCGGGGAAATCCACCAGCAGGGAAGGCTTGAGCTGCCTGCCGGCCATATCGGTAACAGGAACGGCCACCCTTTTGCCGTCCGCCATGGCCCTCACAATTAAATCCCCCGTTTGCACCTCGCCGCGGAAATCAACGTAAGACATAATGGTCCGGGCCTGCCGGTACTCATCCATGGCCACCAGCCTTTTCACAATTCTGGCGCTTTTTTCGGCCGCCCCGGCGGGAGCAAGGGCAGCCCTAGCCTTCAGCATCTTTTTTCTCAGCTCAGTTCTTAAAACCTCCGCATCTCCGGGAAAATCCCGCCCGTTTTTCATAACTTTCCTCCATAACCTTAAAAAATAACGGCCTGGTTCGCAGCGGGCCGTTGTCAAAATCTTTATTGCCTGCCGGGGCAAACCCGGCGGCATCCCCTTTTGCCGGACTTATCTACAGGGCGTAAACCTCATCCCCGCTCAGCAGCCTGGTGCCGCTTTCCTGCAGCACCTTGATTGCCTCATCCAGTTGCTCCACCCTGAAAACAACCAGGGCGGCGCTGGAAGATTTTTGCACAAAAGCATAAAGGTACTCTATATTGATTGCCGCCCGGTCCAGCGACTTCAGCACTTTGGCCAGGCCGCCCGGTTCGTCGGGCACTTCCACCGCTATAACGTCGGTAGCGCTGACGGTAAAACCGGCCTCTTTCAGTACCCGGTAGGCCTTACCGGGGTCGTTCACAATCAGCCTTAATATGCCGAAATCGGTGGTGTCGGCAATGGACAGCGCCCGGATGTTAATGCCGTTCTCCCCCAGCACTCCGGTCACCTGGGCCAGGCGGCCCGACTTGTTCTCGAGAAAGATGGAGATCTGTTTTACCTTCACTTATTTCAACCTCCTTTAGTCCAGGTAAAAAAAGTATTCTATAATTAAAGGCCGGTTCCCTGCCGGCTCCGGAGCATACAGAGGATTATACAAAAAGGGTCGTTTTTCTAACACAATGTTTCAAACGCTGTATCAAACTTTTCATTTAGTTCCAAAAAGGAACGTCCGGTGAGGTCCCTTCCCCGCTCATCGAAGGCCAGGCCTGGCAGCAAAACCAGGCAGGGCCTTTCTCCCGGCTTCGCGGCAAGGTATTTTTCCATGCCTGCCTCAAAATCGAACAGCGTGAGCAGCCCGGCAGCCTTTATGGAACCGCCGAAAAAAGAGTTTTTTACCGCTACGGCCTCAACTTCCGCATTTTCCTTCCAAAAGCGCTGCAACCCGGCCTTTATGGCGGAAACCGCCAGTTCCGAGGTAAACACCAGCACCTTTGCCGCCCCGTGCTGGCGCGCCGCCCTGCCCATCTCTTCAATCAGGCGGGGATCCAGATCGTACTCCATAACCAGGCCGGATCTCTGGCCGGGCTCTTTCCAGAGTTTAAAAATTAGCCTTTCTCCTCCCCTGTTTGCCGTTATTTCAGGCGAGCCGGCCTCCAAGACCATTTTAAAAGCATGAACCCTGGTCATGGCCGGCACCCCGTTAACGGCCTCAATAACGTCCCCGCGGCGGATTCCGGCGCCGGCTGCCGGGGAAGCGGCAATCACTCCCGCCACCTCCGGCTCAAGGCCGGCAATCAAAGGCGGCTCGCAGGTAACCGGAATTTCTGTTTCCTCCCGCAGGCGCAAAACAAATTCCCCCAGCTGCTCCCATAAAGGCTGCCCGAAACGCAGGGCCGGGGGGGCAAGGGCGGTGTAGCCGGGCAGAAATACCCGCACGGTCTGCGCCCCGCACTCACAGAGGTAACTCACCGTTTTCTTCAAATCATCCCACCCCACCAGGTGGGGCATGGCAACAACGCTGCCGTGAAAAGGAACACCGTATTTTTTCAACAGGACCGGGCTTTTTATGGCGGCGCCGGGGTTTGCATCGCCCATCAGGAGGGCCCGCCCGAGTTCGCTGGCGCTGTTCAGGGACAGGCATACCGCCGCGTTGCCCAAATCGCCCAGCAGCCAGGCCCTCCTCTCATCCAGCAGGCTGCCGTTGGTGGTAATTTGGACGGCCGTGCGGGGCAAAGCAGCTCTCACCAGGCGAAGAACCTCATCTACGGCAGGATGGGTAAAAGGCTCTCCTTCTATTATCCTGGTGGCCGACTCGCCGATTATCACCGGCCTTTCTGGATCGAGAAAAGCTATGGTTTGCCCGACTTCCGCCAGGCTGCGGGGCGCCATCCGGTAAACCTTCACCCCGGGCGGGTTCTGGCGGTGGGAGCAGAACAAACAGCGAACGTTGCAGGATGAGGTAAGGGGCAGGATGTTGTCCCTGGCGGCTGTGGACAGAATAATGCTTTCCTCGCTTATACCGTTATTTCCCCCGTTAAATTCACCCACAGGTTAACACCTTGTTTTATAAGTTATTAACAGACTTATTCACATTATCCACAGAATTTTTCATCCACAGAACCCCTGTTTTTAGGACGTAGGTCCTGTTTTTTTCCTGACAAAGCTGCCCTCATACCTGTCCTCACCCAGCTTCAGGTCTGGAACGGCGTTAAGGGTCAGCGGGGCGAAAGCCCCCCGCAAAAACCTGTAATAGGCCGCGCAGGCAACCATGGCGGCGTTGTCCGTGCAGAGCACCGGCGGGGGAATGATCACCCGGCGGCATTCCTCCTCCGCCCTTCTGGCCAGTTCCGCCCGCAGGCAGGCATTGGCGGCCACCCCGCCGGCCAGAAGAATGGTGGTAACACCGTTTTCCCTGGCGGCGGCCAAAGTTTTGTCGACCAGCACGTCCACCACGGCCTTCTGAAAGCTTGCCGCCAAATCGGCCTTGTTTACATCCCCGCCCAGCCGCCCGGCGCGGTGCAGCCAGTTGATCAGGGCCGATTTTAGCCCGCTGAAGCTGAAATCGAAACTGCCCTCCTCCAGGTAAGCCCGGGGCAGGTTCACGGCCGCCGGGTTGCCTTGCCGGGACAGGCGGTCGATCAGCGGCCCGCCCGGGTAACCAAGGCCCAGGGTGCGGGCGGCCTTGTCAAAGGCCTCGCCGGCCGCGTCATCCCTGGTCCTGCCCACCACCTGAAAAGACCCGTGCCCTTTAACAAGCACCAGGTCGGTGTGCCCGCCTGAAACCACCAGGCAGAGAAGGGGAAAGTCAAGGGCGGGATCCACCAGGAAGTTGGCGTAAATGTGCCCTTCCAGGTGGTTCACCCCCACCAGGGGCAGGTCCAGGCCGTAGGCAATGGCCTTGGCCGCCGAAACGCCGACTAGAAGCGCTCCTACCAGGCCGGGGCCGTATGTCACGGCCACCGCGTCCAGATCCTTAAAACCCAGGCCGGCCGCGCCGAGCGCCTCCGCCACCACCTGGTTCAGCAGCTCCAGGTGCTTGCGGGAAGCCACTTCCGGCACCACCCCGCCGAACTTGCGGTGCACTTCCACCTGGGAAGATATTATGTTGGACAAAACCTGCCTGCCGCCGGCCACAACGGCGGCCGAAGTTTCATCGCAGGAAGTCTCCAGGGCCAGGATAACCGCGCTCATTACTGCCACCCGCTTCATACCGGAAATTAATTGTTCTCCTGTATTATATAACACATTCCTCCGGAAAACAAAGAAAACGGCCGGAATACGGGTGCAGCCGAAAATAATCCAAAAAATGAATAAACAGGAGCGGACGGGGCAAACTTATCTTAAACAAAGCCTAAAGGAGGCCGTAAAAATGTTAATGGCGAATACCAGTTGGGAAGAATGGAAGAAAACCCTGGGGCAGGCGGTGGAGTTTGCGGCGGAACTGGGAATCTCTAAAGAGCAGGTAAGCTCCATGGCCAAGCAGGTGGGTGATTTGCTGGCCCAAAGCGTGCCCCCGGCCAATCCGGAGCAAAAAGCGGTAAAAGAGCTCTGGGAGGTGGCCAGCACCGAAGAAAGGCAGGTGCTGGCAAACCTGATGACCAAACTGGTGAGCAAAAGGTAAAACGCCGGAAACCGCCCGTCGCGGCGCTTACTTTGCGCCCGGACAGGCGGTTTGGCCTTAAGACCAGCCTTTTATCACCTCCGCGGCAATAACCCTCAACCCTTCCTTCTTACAAAAGTACTCCATATGCCCTTTTACCGGATCGAAAGCGTTAATGGTAAACTCCACGTTTTCATCCAGGCCGCCTACCAGCCTGGAAACCGCCTGCGGCCAGGCAATGTCCAGAATGCCGGCAATATTGGCAAAGCGCCCGACCGCAGGCCTGGACTCCAGGCCGACCCGCCCGGCCACCCCCTGCCTGAACCAGAACAGCGGGCTGCCCAGCATGATCAGGTGGGACACTTTTCGGGCGGCGGCCTGGTTTTGCTTCAGGGCGCAGTAGCACACGATAGAACCCAGGCTGTAGCCGATCAGGACGGCCGGCCCGGCACTGCTTTCAACGGCCTCGTAAACCCGCCCGTTAACCGCCTGGTGCGTTTCGTCCAGGTATAGATAAGTCAGAATATCGCCAAAGTTGTCAACAATAAACTCTGCAAGCTTCTTAACCGCCTCCTTCCCCCCGGCAAAAGGGGAGCGGAGCGAACCGAGCTCCTCTGCCGCCCTTTTTCTTAAACCGAGGAGCTGGACCTGCAGGGCTTCACCGTTCCAGACCTCATCGCGGGGGCCCGGAACCAGATCGTAATAATAAACCCCGCCGAACTGCCCTTCCTCCAGCGGAAGGCCCTGAACGGCCAGTTCGGCCCGAAGCGGAGCGGCCCACTTTTTCCAGTAATAACGGTCATCGCTATGGCCCATGCCGTGCACAAACAAGATCATCCCAAACTACCTGCCTCCCGGACCCGATTTCTACACATTTTAATATATATTTATTCGGCAGGTTCAAATTTAAGCCGGCAACACTTTCTTGCGGCCGGGCAAAAATAATAAACCCGGTGCAAATTAAATATACCGAGGTATGGGATAGACCTTATAGTATTCTAAGAAAGGGTTTATCCCTATTTTTATTCCTATAAAATTAGTTAAATATATTGTTTTAATATAGTACTAGTAGTACAATATAGAAAATATTTCATTTAATGGTGGTGTTTGCCAATGAGGGTGGAAACGATTAGAACTTCCGATGGAAAAATCCGATATATGCTGGTTGACTCAGACAGTGAACCCGTCCTTCCCGTCATGCGGTTCATCAAGTTCAAGGATAACAGCGGAGCCGCACGGAACAGCCTCCGTTCCTACTGCCAGCACCTGAAACTTTTTTTCGAGTTCATTGAGCAGGAGGGGCTGGATTATCGTAAAATCAGCATCGACGACATGGCTGCTTTCATGCGCTGGCTTCAGAACCCCTACGGGAACCTGAAAGTAATCCCAGTGACGCCCGTAACGTCCCCCCGCGGACCGGCCACCGTGAACACCGTCATCTCCACGGTCCTCAATTTCTACGACTACCTCATGCGCCATGAGGACTATAGCGTCCAGCTCTCCGAAAGGCTTAAAAAGACCATCCCCGGGAGCAGGAGGGGCTTTAAAGACTTTCTCTACCACGTCAACAAGGACAAGGAGTACCCGGCCAAGATTTTAAAGGTCAAGGTCCGCCGTTCCCGGCCCAAGACCATTTCTAAAGAGCAGGTGGGCAAGTTGATTGACGCCTGCTCAAACTTAAGGAATAAGTTTTTAATCCAGCTTTTATGGGAAAGCTCCATTCGTATCGGCGAGGCCCTGGCCCTGTGGCTGGAGGACTTTGAGCCCGACGGGCAAAAGATCCACATCCGGGACAGGGGGGAACTTCCCAACCTCGCCGAAATTAAAACTATCTGCAGCCCCCGGACGGTGGACGTTTCCCCGGATTTAATCAACCTGTTTTTCGACTATGTGGCTGAATTCCACACGGACGAAGTGGACACAAACCACGTTTTTATTAAACTGTCCGGTGAAAATAGGTATCAACCCATGGAATACCAGGACGTCGCCTCTCTTTTCCGCAGGCTGAAGGCCAAAACGGGAATTGGCGTCAGCCCCCACATCCTCCGGCACAGCTCCTTAACCGAACTGCGCCGGGCCGGCTGGAAGCCGGAACACTTGCGAAAACGGGCCGGACATGCCCATGTCCAGACCACCACGCAAATTTACTTGCACCCGAGCGATGAAGACATGCGCAAGGACTGGGAGAAGGCAGAGGAAAAAATGCGCCTTAAACGGCAGCAAAAGGAGGGCTCTGAACAGTGAGTACGGTTTACCGGCCGGTCCCGACGCTAGCAAAA
The window above is part of the Pelotomaculum thermopropionicum SI genome. Proteins encoded here:
- a CDS encoding hypothetical protein (containing partial NrdG (COG0602), organic radical activating enzymes) encodes the protein MGEFNGGNNGISEESIILSTAARDNILPLTSSCNVRCLFCSHRQNPPGVKVYRMAPRSLAEVGQTIAFLDPERPVIIGESATRIIEGEPFTHPAVDEVLRLVRAALPRTAVQITTNGSLLDERRAWLLGDLGNAAVCLSLNSASELGRALLMGDANPGAAIKSPVLLKKYGVPFHGSVVAMPHLVGWDDLKKTVSYLCECGAQTVRVFLPGYTALAPPALRFGQPLWEQLGEFVLRLREETEIPVTCEPPLIAGLEPEVAGVIAASPAAGAGIRRGDVIEAVNGVPAMTRVHAFKMVLEAGSPEITANRGGERLIFKLWKEPGQRSGLVMEYDLDPRLIEEMGRAARQHGAAKVLVFTSELAVSAIKAGLQRFWKENAEVEAVAVKNSFFGGSIKAAGLLTLFDFEAGMEKYLAAKPGERPCLVLLPGLAFDERGRDLTGRSFLELNEKFDTAFETLC
- the NuoE gene encoding NADH:ubiquinone oxidoreductase 24 kD subunit — protein: MAACKCNGNAGLTKEEALQKLLDQYRDYKGGLIPVLQEAQNIYGYLPKEVLQQISKELNVPFSKVFGVATFYAQFHLKPRGRNIIRVCLGTACHVRGGAKIYEAVRDHLGISHGETTDDLRYTIENVACIGACGLSPCMMVNNDTHGRLVPSRVPAILDQYE
- the NuoF gene encoding NADH:ubiquinone oxidoreductase, NADH-binding 51 kD subunit, producing the protein MKSLSELRTLYQEQYRQKLNRPRIVVGLGTCGIAAGGEKVMAAIKEQVAARGLDVDVDFTSCIGMCYREPLVEISLPGRPSVIYGDIFPDKVERLIESHLIKGEPVFEWAAMQITEGAEPYDGLVTMEKSPYYEKQVRSVTSRLGRTNPESIEDYIATGGYEGIEKALKMDRQAIIDEVKKSGLRGRGGGGFPTGNKWQFVYNAPGDKKYAVCNADEGDPGAFMDRSVLEGDPHAVLEGMMIAGYAIGADEGYIYCRAEYPLAIRRLNLAIAQAEQLGLLGDNILDSGFSFRIKIKAGAGAFVCGEETALLNSIEGKRGMPRVRPPFPAHKGLWEKPTVLNNVETYANVPFIIRKGGDWYAAMGTEKSKGSKVFCLTGKVNNTGLLEVPMGITLRDVIFSIGGGIQGGKKFKAVQSGGPSGGCLPEEKLDLPVDYESLTAAGAIMGSGGLVVMDETTCMVDVARFFLNFTQAESCGKCTPCREGTKRMLELLGKICDGRGELEDIDTLERLARVIKNSALCGLGQTCPNPILTTLRYFRHEYEAHIVDKRCPAGVCSALLVYVIDQEKCTGCGACARACPAGAIAGEKKQPHVIDVEKCIKCGSCIQKCKFEAIYKA
- a CDS encoding hypothetical membrane protein — its product is MRMSIPAYVSLGLAVAMVGLAYAAHPQSGFLLAALPAILVLVGVPLILNEMNRRHMDKIDVRDFKLYRVKDLAGLPVGEPVRLRGQVKAVSLKWLNRPHFQVSDGSGTIGVFMVWAPREDIKPGDSVEAVGSLRLGLSKKKLVWGIKMQRLNSSQGTKR
- a CDS encoding ACT domain-containing protein — its product is MKVKQISIFLENKSGRLAQVTGVLGENGINIRALSIADTTDFGILRLIVNDPGKAYRVLKEAGFTVSATDVIAVEVPDEPGGLAKVLKSLDRAAINIEYLYAFVQKSSSAALVVFRVEQLDEAIKVLQESGTRLLSGDEVYAL
- a CDS encoding 5-formyltetrahydrofolate cyclo-ligase, with translation MKNGRDFPGDAEVLRTELRKKMLKARAALAPAGAAEKSARIVKRLVAMDEYRQARTIMSYVDFRGEVQTGDLIVRAMADGKRVAVPVTDMAGRQLKPSLLVDFPGDLEPNAWGIMEPKPRCLRFVDPAGLDLVVVPGLAFDLKGYRLGYGSGFYDRFLPLTGKGTVFVGLAYELQLQIDVYHRRHDVPVHYILTEERLIDCRD
- the FocA gene encoding formate/nitrite family of transporters, which encodes MANAPAVTIGLASNVGKYKMSLPVGQLLLRGFMSGVYIAVGAGLCTVCGTAAAQYLGAGIGKLIGGAVFPVGLIATVLTGMELFTGDAMLGPLAAFFGKTSWGSVLRNWFFVYIGNLIGSLAYAYLMVMGPFTQGNFATAEPNAFALNAVSIAVGKTLAYKSVGGIGLWSCFLNGIGCNFLVNLAILLGITAKDFIGKFFGIWFPIMTFVATGFEHCVANMYFLPAGLWVYQSFPGIATKMVDGKPWNPLLSKFGGLTWGDVWFWNIIPATLGNIVGGMIFIGLVYYLCYRNELPEEYRAGHQASPGATVGK
- a CDS encoding hypothetical membrane protein (containing partial NuoG (COG1034), NADH dehydrogenase/NADH:ubiquinone oxidoreductase 75 kD subunit (chain G)); this encodes MANVTLTINGVQVTVPAGTSILDAAREAGFFIPTFCHDPASPNFGACRICVVEVKGARALVASCSAEATNGMVVETESPAVVEARKTIIELLLANHPADCLTCEKNGDCRLQDYAYYYDVKKPGFEGERHNYPVDDTNPYIIRDMNKCILCGRCVRTCEQVEDRQVIYFAYRGFKTKIAPAMDTGLGESDCVSCARCLAVCPVGALTYKSLAGKGRAYEIKKEPVTCTFCDAGCQFDLNVKNGRVIGVTAKAPGAGRPLCLKGRLGLELLYSEQPVKPVLKKDGKFVEVSWAEALGLEGVLEKLKEMEK